tttgaCCTTCTGTAGAATCTAACCAAATTTTACAAGCACCAGCTCTAGATAACGAAGGGAATCTAACACATGGACCTCTAGTCATACCATCCTTGGTAATGACAGTAGTAATACCACCACCAGCATTAACAGCTTTACAACCACGCATAGCAGAAGCAACTAAACAACCTTCAGTAGTAGCCATAGGAATATGGTATGGGACATTATCAATGATCATTGGACCAATGACACCTACTGGTAGAGGCATGTAACCAATAACATTTTCACAACAAGCACCAAAAACACGATCATAATCATAATGTTTGTATGGTAAACGATCAGAAGATAAAACAGGAGCATTAGCTAGGACAGATAATGCTTTACGACGGACAACAACAGCACGAGTTGTATCACCTAGTTGtttttctaatgcataCAATGGTAATTTACCACTAACAACTAGTAAAGTAACTTCTTTATTTCTTAAAGTACTGACATTACCTTCTTTCATAATTCCCTCTAAAACATCAATTGGGCGAACATTCACAGTTAGGTCATCGGTATCAGTTTCATAATCGCTGGAAGTTGCAGTAGTAGaaacagaagaagataGTGAAGAGGAAGACGATGTGGTTAAAGGAGCCTTTGCTTCAATCACAGTAGCAGCGGAAGCAATAATCTTGGATAAACCAGATTTGTTCTTCGAACCTGACTTACCTTTACCAGTCTTTGAACTTTTAGAGGTGGCAGACTTGGTATTCTTAGTATCTTGATTGAGTGCTTTTCTTTTAGAGAATTCGACTGCAGTATATAAAGTGTGGATTCTTGTAGCatttaacaaataaatgTTGACGGAACAACTGACGATGAAGGCAGCGAAAATAACTTTTGAAACGAATCTGTCACTGATGACTTTGCTAATGTAATGTAACACCAACATAATTTGGTCTTCAATTTTATGGTAGGTGTTTCTTGTTTGGTAATATTGAATTGGTGCAACGGAAACGATGATTGGTTCGTTTAAGCTCAAAGATTTATTTGTCTTGATGAAATCAGGTAAATCGTTCAAAACCATATCATCTCTGTATAGTAATGACACAGTTTCTGATGCCCATCTGACACCGAAATTATAAAGGTTaatcaaaatgaaaagagCAACAACTGAGAATTTGATACCGTTAATGATGTAACTTGAGTGGCTACCGAACAATGAGTGTTTTGATTCATTCTCTTGGCCGTAAATTAAATCAGCAGTTGTTGGAACTACACCGTCTTCTTCTAAAGCTTGTTTAATGATAGTCGATCTGTAAATGATGTTCATTTCCAATTTTAGTGATAAAACAGCTGAGTAAAAAGTTGAGGTTAAGACTAACTCGTAAATCAACATCAATGCGCAGAATGCACAGAAATAGGATAAGACTTGTAGATCTCTAGCGTATAGAGAACAGCCAACGAAAGCGATAATGCATAATAAATGGTCATGGACTAATTTAGTGCCCTCGATGGACATTGACTCGTAGATAATTTCATCGATTGTAGTCTTTTTTGACAAGCCAACTTTTTGGAACAATTTAGTGCTACGTTCAGCTAATCTAATCTTATGTTTGAAACCTACAATAACGATGATAAATGGCAAACCTTCTACCAAGCTTGTTGCGGAGACATTGTTTTTCAAGAACAATTGGAAAGTGAAtaaagagaagaagaaggcGCATCCGGAGTTGCAAATAGTTGCCAAACTTAACCAAAATTTGGAACCAGTCTTGCTCATCTCGACGAATAATGAATAGACGGTTTGTAAAACCATTAAGTAAGCGACAAGGATGATCAAAATGTCAAACGGCTCACTTTCTGAGAACCTAGTCATCAAATTGTTGTAAATTGACCAGAACAAATATTGGACTTCGAACAAATGATTCTGCTTGTTTGTCAATCTCCAAACGACATCATCGCTTGAGTTTGAGCTTGAATGGGAGACGTATTCCGGGCTCAATTGGTTATCTTCTTGTAAAATATACTTGTAGTCGGAATTTTCATGAATAACATTGGATAAATTCTTGACCGGGCTATAAGCATCCAAATGGTCGAAGTTTAAGGTGAATAAATAGTAATGGTTTTTTCCATTCATACTAAACTCCGAGGAGTTTAATTTATAGTTTTTCCAGCCATTAGTATGTGAATCCGTGTAATAATGGGTGCAACTGTTGATAATATGCTGTGCGTTGAAATGATTCAAGCCCGAGATGGATCTCGAGTCCAATTTCCAATTGATAACATAATGCTGTATCACCGATAAATAGGTGATCGCGGCCAGTAGCAATGTGGTGAATATGACATGAATAGGGTGTTTTGCACTGAACTTAGCAAACAAAGCCAGTATTTTCGACACAGGCGTCAGTTTCTTCAACAAGAACGACATCCGGGGCAACAGACAGGGGGGGTCAGAGTATGGAAGTGGGAGTACAGCAGCTGCTCTATTCTCTAGTGTTGAAGACGAGGCAAAAAAGAAGCACTATCACTCAAACAACGACCGGAAAAGAAAAGTGAAAGCGAAACGGATTTCACCCAAAACTCAAACTCGCATATCCTTATATAACATCAAAAGAGACCTGCCATCGCAATCCCAAGTCCCAACTACCAAGTCTTACACTGCATATTCACTGAATTCACCACCATGCTTCCCAAGAACCTCTACATGTCCAAGAATCTCAAAGGAATTTTTCACTGTTAAACTTTTAAAGTTTACGAGACGCCCTCAAAGGAGATGGGAAGCCGAGCGCACTTCCACGGCGGTTTCTCCCGAAGACCCTCTGAGATCGCTGAACGCGCGCGCCCTCGACCGACTTATGCGCGGTCCTCCAGATCGGGTATCGCCCGGAGGCCGTGGTCACCGTCGACGAGCGCGTGACGCCGAGCGTTTTAACGGTCACGCGCCCGGCGTTTGCGGGCGCAGCAGCCCGGCGCCCCAATATACGGCGGCGACGGATATGGGAACCGCGACACTGGCGCAACTGTGACGCCTGTTTTTTGACGCCGCGATGGCGCGTCGCGCTGTCGCGGCGTCGCACTGCTTTTGCTAATGTATGTATTCCAACCTCAATCGGTCCATTGTATATAGTTACATATTACTCAACTATCTAGTTCatctaaaatttcaataagtGCGGTTTGTCGCCGTTCtttaaagagaaagaagCAGCCAGGTACTGCTTCAACATTGGGGTCTTCTTGATCTCGGCTAGTAAAGTCTTGTCGACGTTCTTTTGGTCCTCGACACGTTCGGCCTTCAATTCCTTGACCTGCTTTTCTGGGAACATGTTAGCTTCTTGCTTTTGCTTCTTGGTCAGTTTCTCCTTGGCGAAGTACTCGGCATTGAACTTCTCAACGTTGACACCTTCGACAGAGACCTTGGTGGAGGTGGCAATCACGAAGCGGGCATTGACTCTTCTTAATGGAACACCGTTGACCTTGAAGGGACCGGAAACTAATAAGGTGTTGTCTTCCATGTGCTTCAAGTAAACAACTCTCTTGCCTCTGAAACGGCCAGCtagtaaaattaaaactgTACCTGGAACTAACGAAGCTCTTAATTTTTGTGGACGGGAGGCCTTTCTGGTCTTCTTTGGGGCGGCAACGTCTTCAGATGGATACCATTTTGGGGCAGCTTGAGCACTCATTTCGTCTATGTATATCTGTGGGTTCGAAAAGCAGATTTTCTACACTCTATTAAGCAGGTCGGTTGCAAGGATTACAGTCCGTCAATTTATACATCTTTCTTATATACATATCAGATATATCTCTATTGACTGTCCCAGTGAATGCTCACCGCTGCGGTACTCTCGCCGCAAATTCTCTAGCACACCATAGAACTTACCCTCAATCATTAACTCAATTTCATCTTGACATACATGAACATCAATGTTGAGAGTAACTGTAAGTGAGCATAATCGCAGATGGTGGAAATCATTGAAACCAAGTTACTAAATTGTTCATTTCAAACTGGTAATTATCCATGCTCATCgc
The sequence above is drawn from the Tetrapisispora phaffii CBS 4417 chromosome 2, complete genome genome and encodes:
- the TPHA0B00420 gene encoding uncharacterized protein (similar to Saccharomyces cerevisiae HMG2 (YLR450W) and HMG1 (YML075C); ancestral locus Anc_4.343), whose protein sequence is MSFLLKKLTPVSKILALFAKFSAKHPIHVIFTTLLLAAITYLSVIQHYVINWKLDSRSISGLNHFNAQHIINSCTHYYTDSHTNGWKNYKLNSSEFSMNGKNHYYLFTLNFDHLDAYSPVKNLSNVIHENSDYKYILQEDNQLSPEYVSHSSSNSSDDVVWRLTNKQNHLFEVQYLFWSIYNNLMTRFSESEPFDILIILVAYLMVLQTVYSLFVEMSKTGSKFWLSLATICNSGCAFFFSLFTFQLFLKNNVSATSLVEGLPFIIVIVGFKHKIRLAERSTKLFQKVGLSKKTTIDEIIYESMSIEGTKLVHDHLLCIIAFVGCSLYARDLQVLSYFCAFCALMLIYELVLTSTFYSAVLSLKLEMNIIYRSTIIKQALEEDGVVPTTADLIYGQENESKHSLFGSHSSYIINGIKFSVVALFILINLYNFGVRWASETVSLLYRDDMVLNDLPDFIKTNKSLSLNEPIIVSVAPIQYYQTRNTYHKIEDQIMLVLHYISKVISDRFVSKVIFAAFIVSCSVNIYLLNATRIHTLYTAVEFSKRKALNQDTKNTKSATSKSSKTGKGKSGSKNKSGLSKIIASAATVIEAKAPLTTSSSSSLSSSVSTTATSSDYETDTDDLTVNVRPIDVLEGIMKEGNVSTLRNKEVTLLVVSGKLPLYALEKQLGDTTRAVVVRRKALSVLANAPVLSSDRLPYKHYDYDRVFGACCENVIGYMPLPVGVIGPMIIDNVPYHIPMATTEGCLVASAMRGCKAVNAGGGITTVITKDGMTRGPCVRFPSLSRAGACKIWLDSTEGQNKIKKVFNSTSRFARLQHIQTAMAGDLLFIRFRTTTGDAMGMNMISKGVEYSLKQMTEEFGWEDMEIVSVSGNYCTDKKPAAINWIEGRGKSIVAEATIPGDVVRNVLKSDVKALVELNISKNLIGSAMAGSVGGFNAHAANLVTAVYLAVGQDPAQNVESSNCMTLMKEVDGDLKISVSMPSIEVGTIGGGTILEPQSAMLDLLGVRGPHPTEPGTNARQLARIVACAVLAGELSLCAALAAGHLVQSHMAHNRKQPAANTANAAAVTPAVPAIVAHPADEVGEENIERLKEGSKICIKS
- the TPHA0B00430 gene encoding 60S ribosomal protein eL6 (similar to Saccharomyces cerevisiae RPL6B (YLR448W) and RPL6A (YML073C); ancestral locus Anc_4.341), with protein sequence MSAQAAPKWYPSEDVAAPKKTRKASRPQKLRASLVPGTVLILLAGRFRGKRVVYLKHMEDNTLLVSGPFKVNGVPLRRVNARFVIATSTKVSVEGVNVEKFNAEYFAKEKLTKKQKQEANMFPEKQVKELKAERVEDQKNVDKTLLAEIKKTPMLKQYLAASFSLKNGDKPHLLKF